A window of Hydrogenophilus thermoluteolus genomic DNA:
TACTATGTCGACAAGACACCCTTCATCGCCGCGCTGGCCGAAGGCGCCAACTACTACTTCCTTTCCCGCCCGCGGCGCTTTGGCAAATCGCTCTTTCTCGACACGCTGGCTGCCGAGCAGGAGGGCTGCCCGCTTTCCCGTTCAGAGGTGCGCGCCTGGTACAACGGCTACTGGTGGGGGGGAAACGCTCGGGTCTACAACCCGTTCGACGTCCTGCAGCTCTTGCGTTTCCGCACATTCCGTCCGTGGTGGTTCGAAAGCGGGACGCCAACCTTCCTGGTCGAACTGCTCAAAGAGCGCGCCTTTTTCACCCCCCCGGCTCGAACGCCTCTTTGCCACCGAAGCGCTCCTGTCGTCGTTCGACGTCGAAGCGATCGAACCCGAAGCCCTCCTTTGGCAGACCGGCTACCTCACCATTGCCGACGCCCACTCGGCTGGAGGGCTCATCGAGTACGAGCTCACGCTGCCCAACACCGAAGTGCGCACCGCGCTCAACCAAGCGCTAACCCACGTGCTCCTTCCTTCCCGTCCGGGTGAGAGCCTCACCCAAATCGTCCGGATGTTGCAACAGGGTGACTCCGAGGGCCTGCAGCGCCACTTCGTCCGTCTTTTCGCTTCGATATCGCACGACTGGTACCGCAACAACCCGATCGCCCAGTATGAAGGGTATTTCGCGAGTGTCTGCTACAGTCACCTGGCCAGCCTAGCGTTACCGCTCAAAGCGAAAGCGGTGAGTGAAGCAGGACAGGTCGACCTCGTGATCGAGGCGGGTGCGACGGTTTGGGTGATCGAATTCAAAGTGGTTTTCGGAGAGGCTGCCACAGGGGAAGCCCTGGCCCAAATCCAGGCACGTGACTATGCCGCCCCCTATCGCGGCAAGCCAGGCGTTGCCCGTGTGATCGAGCTTGGCGTGGAGTTCAGTAAGACCCGCCGAACCTTGGTCGGATGGCACGCGCACGAATGGGTCGCCCAACTTTAGCGCGATGACAGACGCCCTATGCTATAATGCGCCCCGCTTCTCATCCGCCGGCATAGCTCAGCTGGTAGAGCAACCGCCTTGTAAGCGGTAGGTCGTCCGTTCGAGTCGGACTGCCGGCACCAGGTCATGACCAAACCCCACCACACCCTCACCGTCGCGTCGGAAACGGTCGCCGTTTACCGCAAAGCGATCAAACACCTCTACCTGCGCGTGCGTCCCGAAGACGGCACGATCTGCGTCTCCGCACCGCGCTTCGTTTCCGATAGCGCAATCCGCCACTTCGTCCTGAGCAAATGGGAGTGGATCGCGCGGCAGCGCACGCGCCTGGCGCACCACCCTTCTCCCGGAAAGCCCCTGGTAGACGCTGCGTGCCTTACCGTAGCGCAACCGCTCTGGTTCGAAGGCAAGCCATACCGCTTGGTATGGGTACCCGGCACCGCACGCGCGGCTGTGCACCGCGACGCGGCGACGCAAACGGTCACGGTTGCGGTGGCGCACACGACCCCTCCGGAACGGGTGGCGCGTGCGGTGGAGGCGTGGCTCCGCGCCGAACTCAAAACGCGTGCGGCGGCGCTCCTCGCCCAATGGGCGCCCCGTGTCGGGGTAACCGTTGCCGACTGGGGCATCAAACGGATGAAGACGCGTTGGGGCACCTGCAACGTCCGCGCCCGCCGCATCTGGCTCAACCTGGCGTTGATCGCCCACCCTCCCGCCTGCCTGGAATATGTGGTGGTGCATGAGCTCGCCCACCTTCTGGAGCGCCACCACAACGCCCGTTTTCACGCGTTGATGGACCGGTTTTTGCCCGATTGGCGCGCGCGCCAGGCGCAACTCAATGGTATTCCCCATCGCGATGCGTTTTCCGAACGGGGAAACTAGGCCGCCCGACACAGCCGCACCGTCACCGGTCGAGCAGCCAGCCCATCGTCGCCAAGCCGGCGAACGTCATCGCCACCGAACCGCCCAGATGCAGCAGCACGGAAACCGCAAACCAACCGTAGCGTTCGTGTTGCAGCAAGTGCACCAGTTCGGCTGAGAAGGTGGAAAAGGTGGTCAAGCCGCCACAAAAGCCCGTAACGATGAAGAGCCGCCACGCCGGAGCCAGGTTGGGCAGCGCGGTGATCCAGCCAAGCGCCAAGCCGATGAGGTAGCCGCCCAATAGGTTCGCAGCGAGCGTCCCCAGCGGGATCGTCGTCCACAGCCAGTTGAGCTGCACCCCCAGCCACCAGCGCAGCACCGCGCCAAAGCCCGCGCCGACGAAAACGGCCCCCACCGTCCGCCATGTTTCGGTCATCGGTTTCCTTCCCTAGCGTTTCGTCTCTCTAGCGCAACGACCGCGGCACCAGCGCTCGGAGCGGATAGGCCAACACCACCAGCGCGGGCGGCAGCGCAGCAAGAAGCGCCGCCGCGCCGCTCAGCACCGCAACGCGTGCAGCCGAATCGGCCGGCACCGCGCCCCAGAGCCGATGGGCGAGCAGGCGCAGCGGGTCGCCGTCGAAGCCGTACGCACCGAGCCAGGTACTCCAGACTGGGCTCAACCACTGGTACCCGGCAAACACGAACAGTGCGGCGGCGCCAGCGGCAAGCAGCGCCCCCAACCAGACCCGGTGCCACAGCGGCAACAGGGTGGTGATACGCCCTCCACCCAGCGCAAAGCGCAACGCGCACGCCTCTGCAGTCGCGCGCGCCGCATGCGCGATCAGCGCGCCAAGCGCCGCAAACCACAGCAGCGCTACCAGTGCCCCCAGCCCCTGCGCCAGACGCGTGCCCCACGTGTGCCACGCCTGCCACCGCGTCAACCACGTCGCGTCATAGACCACCTGGCGGACGTCAGGGCGTTCGCGAAGCGCCCCGACGGCATCGGCAAGCGCGTCGGCATCCCACTGGCGCGGCACGAGCCGCACCACGGGCGGCAACACCAACGCGGCGGTGATTTCGGAGTCTTCCAGACGCAACAGCGCGCGGACATCGTCGTCAGAAAGACGTTCTGCACGCTGCCACTGCCCCGTTTCTGAAGCAGTGCGCACGAAGGTTTGTGCCGCGGCATCGGCGTCGAGTGCGAAGACGACCATCACCGCGAACTGGTCGCGCTGCGCTTGGAGCCAAAAGGATAACGACGCCACGAGTACCCCCAGCCACACCCCCCACGCGACCACGCCACCCAGCGTCACCGCGTGCCAAAGGAGTCCGGAAATGCGTCGCGTGCGGCGGAGGGTCACGGGTGCACGTCCTCCACTACGCGGCCGCGCACCAGCGTCACCCGCCGCACGGGTTGCTCATGAAGAAACGGCACGTCGCCCCCCGTCGCGACCAAGACGGTTGCGCCGGCAGCGTGCGCTGCGGCAATGAGGCGCCACAAGCGCATCGCGGTTTCCGTGCACGCTCCTGCGGTGGGTTCATCGAGCAACAACAGGATTGGCGCATGGAGCACGGCGCGAACCCACAGAGCGAGTTGCCGTTCCGAGCCCGAGAGTTCGTGCGGGAACAACTCGGCTTGTTCGGCAAGTCCCAATTCGTCGAACCATTGCCGAACCCGAGCGTGCGCGCGGCGGCGTGGCGTCCCCTGGACGATGAGCGGCAACGCCACCGATTCGATTACGGGTTGATCGGCGATGAGCGGCCATTCGGCAAAGAGCATCCCAACCCGACGCCGCCAATAGGGAAGCGCGCGCGCCGGCAACCGTTGCAGTGAGACGTCGTCCCACCACACCTCCCCTTGGGTGGGGCGCAGCAGCGCTGCGATGATGCGCAACAACACGCTCTTACCTGCATGACGCGCGCCACGAAGCCACACCCACTCGCCCCGCGCAATGGTAAGCGTCACCCCCGCGAGGATCGCAAGGCCCGGTTGCGGCGCATAGGTGAGGTCCTGCACGCGAATCATAAGCGGCGCGCGCTCATTCCAAGCGTTCTAAGCCCACCAGCGCGGCGACGAAGTCGCGCGCGACAAACGGCCGAAGGTCATCTACCCCTTCGCCGACACCGACGAAACGAACCGGTTTCGGCAACCGTTTCGCAAGCGCCGCAATCACACCTCCTTTTGCGGTGCCGTCGAGCTTGGTGAGAATGAAACCGGTGACGCCGATCGCTTTGTCGAACGCTTCGGCCTGCGCGATCGCGTTTTGACCGATATTGGCATCGAGCACCAGCAGCACTTCGTGCGGCGCGCTGGGTTCCGCTTTTTGAATCACCCGTCGCACCTTGGCGATCTCTTCCATGAGGTGGAGTTGCGTGGGCAAGCGCCCCGCGGTATCGACGATGAGCACGTCATAGCCGCGCGCTTTCGCGGCCTGCACCGCATCGAACGCCACCGCGGCGGGGTCACCCTTCTCTTGCGCGATCACCGGCACGCCGTTACGTTCGCCCCAGATCACCAACTGTTCGCGCGCCGCGGCACGAAACGTGTCGCCCGCAGCCAGCATCACCTTCTTGCCTTGCGCTTGGTACCAACGGGCGAGTTTCCCGATCGAGGTCGTCTTGCCGGCGCCATTTACGCCCGCCACCATGATCACGAAGGGGTGCGCGACGCTGACGTCGAGCGGCGCTTCCAAAGGCGCCAACAACGTTTCGAGCTCGTCGGCCAGCACCTGACGCAGCGATTCGGCCGCTTCCAGCCGGTCCCGCTTGATCCGCTCACGGATCCGCGCCATCAGGGTTTCGGTCACCTCGATACCGCAATCGGCCATCAGCAGGGTGGTTTCGAGCTCTTCCAGGAACGCTTCGTCGATCTTGCGCCCGGTAAAGAGCGAAACCAATTGCCCGCGGGTGCGCGACAAGCCCGCTTTGAGGCGGTGCAACCAACTGAACATGGCGAACCTTTTGTCCGTTTTGCCGTCGAATCTTGCGATTCTAAACGATCCCCTTGGGAATCGGCTATCATCGCGCGATAACGAAAGGAGCAGCTGATGAAGCGATGGCTATCGATCGCGGTTTTTTCCGTGTGGTTTTTCGGTTTCGGCCCGGCGCAGGCTGAGACGCAACCACAGCCCACCTCAACGGACGCGCCGCACGTCGTCACCGCTCGGCTCGACAACGGCATGGAAATCTTGGTGGTTCCGGATCATCGCGCACCGTCGGTCGTGCATATGGTCTGGTACGACGTCGGCAATGTCGACGAGCCCGCAGGCAAGAGCGGTGTAGCCCATCTGTTCGAACACATGATGTTCAAAGGAACGAAGACGGTACCCGCGGGGGAATTCAACCGCCGCGTCGCCGAACTGGGTGGGCAGGACAACGCCTTTACGAGCCGCGATTACACCGCCTATTTCCAGCAGGTGCCCCCGCAAGGGTTGCCCACGGTGATGGCGCTCGAGGCGGACCGCATGGTGAACCTCACGTTCGACCCCGACGCGTTTGCGAAAGAGCGCAACGTGGTGATCGAAGAGCGTAAGCTCCGTACCGACGACGTCCCCGAGGCGCTGGGGTACGAAACCCTCATGGCGACGCTCTTCTTCGCCCACCCTTATCGCAATCCGATCATCGGCTGGCCCACCGATCTTGCGGCGCTTACGCTCGACGACGTCAAAGCGTGGTACGCCCGCTGGTACGCCCCCAACAACGCCCATTTGGTAGTGGTGGGCGACGTCGACCCGGAATCGGTCATTGCCGAAGCCAAACGCATCTACGGGCAGATTCCTGCGAAACCGGTCCCGACCGTGCGCGAACGGACCCGCACCGACGAACCGCCACAGCACGGGCCGAGACACGCGGTGGTCTATGGCAAAACGGAACTACCCAGCGTGACGCTTGCCTGGAAAGTACCCCCACTCACGGACCCGGACCGTGATCGTACCGTCGCAGCTTTGGTGGCGTTGGCCGCGGTGCTCGACGGCTTCGATGGCGCGCGCCTGCCGCAGGCACTGGTGAAAACGCAGAAAATTGCCGTTTCGGTCTCCGCCAGTGCCGACGTGATGGGCCGCGGCCCGGGCATTTTCGCGCTCGACGCCCAAGCCGCCCCCGGGGTCTCCCCAGATCGGCTCGCCGCGGCGCTCTATGAGGCGGTTCAGCGCGTTGCCCGCGAGGGGGTCACCCCAGCCGAACTCGAACGCGTGCTGCGTCAGTACGAAGCGCAGCAAGTCTATCAGCGCGACTCCCTGATGGGACAAGCGATGCGCATCGGCATGGCGCGCGCGGTGGGGTTGCCCTTTGATGCCGAAGTGCGCTTCTTACGCCTCTTACAAACCGTGACGCCTGCCGAAGTGCAGCAAGCGGCGCAACGGTGGTTCGACCCAACGACGATGACCCGCGTCGATGTCCTGCCGCAACGCGCCACTCAGGAATCTGAAGAGGAGCGGACGCAATGAGTGCCCCCCGGATTGCCCATTCACGCCTGTTCCCACGCCGTCTGCACCATTGGCTGACCACGGTGGCTTTGGCCCTGCTCGTGGGGTTTGGTTTGACCACGCCGGTTCGGGCCGCGGTGAGCGACCGCTTCGTGGTTGACGGGGTTCCCGTCGACTTCGTGATGAGCCCCGGCATCCCTCTGGTCGACGTCATCGTTTCGTTCGACGCGGGCAGCCGCCGCGACCCGCCCGGCAAAGCGGGTCTGGCGGCGCTCACGCGAACGCTCCTCACCGCAGGCACGACGCAACACGACGAACAGGTGCTCAGCGAGGCGTTTGCCGACCTGGCAACCGAGCTCACCGGCGACGTCGACCCCGACCGCGCGACGCTCTCTTGGCGAACCCTAGCAAAACCGGAAATTCGCACCGCCGCCGCAGCGCTGGTTGCGGAGGTGCTCAGCGACGCCACCTTTCCCGATGCGGTCTTTGCTCGGGAACAGGCGCGCATGATCGCCGGGTTGCGCGATGCGCTCACCCGTCCGGAGGTACTGGCCGAACGGGCATTCACCGCGGCGATCTATCGCGACCACCCGTATGGGCAACTGACCACGGAGGCGTCGCTGACCAGTCTGACGCGCGACGACGTCGTCGCGTTCTTCAAACGCCATTACACCCGCGCCACGGCTCAGGTGACGATCGTCGGCGCGCTCACCCACGACGAAGCCGCGGCGTTGGCGCGCACACTGATTGCCGCGCTGCCTTCGGGCGAAGCGTTGCCGGCGCTGCCCCCGGTACCCGCTCCGGCGTCGACGCCGCAGACGATCGTTCGTGACCATCCGTCGGAACAGACCCATTGGGCGATTGGCATGGCGGTGCTGTCGCGCGACGACCCCGACTATTTCCCGTTGCTCGTCGGCAACTGGATCCTGGGCGGGGGAAGCTTCAGCTCCCGCTTGATGCACGAGGTACGGGAGCGGCGGGGCTACGCCTACAGCGTCTATAGCGCGCTCGAGCCCCTGGCACAGCCTGGCCCGTTCGTCATCCGCCTGCAAACCCGGGGCCGTCATGCCGACGCGGCGCGCGAGGTGGTCGCTGCTACGCTCGCGCGGTTCCTCGCCGAAGGGCCGACACCCGAAGAGCTGGCGTTGGCGAAACGCGCGCTCGCCGACGGCTTCGGCTTACGGATCGACTCCAACCGCAAGCTCGCTGCGTTTCTTTCCGTGGTCGGCTACTACCGACTGCCACCCGACTGGCTCGAACGCTACCCCGAAGCGGTGCGCGCGGTGACGCTCGAACAGGTGCACGACGCGTTCCGGCGGCGCTTCGACCCGAACGCGCTCGTTTGGGTACGGGTGGGCGGCGCAGGCGACCAACCCAACGCCCCAAGTTCCGCGTCGAACGCGCCTCCGGCACCCGACGCGGCGGCGACGGCGCACTGAACGCCAGGCAGCGCAACGAATATGGGGCACGTTCGCATCATCGGTGGCGAATGGCGGGGGCGGCGCCTCACCTTTCCCGAAGCGCCCGGGCTGCGCCCCACCCCGGACCGGGTGCGCGAAACGCTCTTCAACTGGTTGGGACAGCGGCTGAACGGCCAGACGTGCCTCGACCTTTTCGCCGGTAGCGGCGCGCTCGGTTTCGAAGCGGCGTCGCGCGGCGCGCAACGGGTATTCCTGGTCGAACGCAACCGGCGGCTCGCCGCGTCACTGCACCGCTGGGCGCAAACTCTGGCGCCGGAAAGGGTAGCCGTGGTGGTGCGCGATGCGTTACAATGCGCGGCGGCGTGGAGGGAGCCGGTCGATCTGCTCTTTCTCGACCCACCCTACCGCGCCGGCTGGCTAGAGAAGCTCACTCCGCACCTCGATCGCCTGGTCAAAGCAACCGGCACGATCTACGCCGAAGCCGAAGCGCCGATCGACTGCTTGGGGGCGTGGCAGGTGGTTAAGCGGGGTACGGCCGGTCAAGTCCATTACCATTTGCTGGAGCGTTTGCCGCAAACGAATTCCGATGAGGCCCAGTAACAGCACAGTCGTCTATCCCGGCACCTTCGACCCGATGACCAAAGGGCACGAAGATCTGGTGCGCCGCGCGGCGCGGCTTTTTCCCGAACTGATCGTTGCGGTGGCGCGTAGCCACGGGAAAAACCCGCTCTTTTCGCTGGAGGAGCGGGTCGCGATCGCGCGCGAGTCGCTCGCTGATCTTACCAACGTCACCGTGGTCGGGTTCGACGGGCTCTTGGTCGATTTTCTGCGCGCCAACGGGGCGCGGATCCTCCTGCGGGGCTTACGCGCGGCTTCCGATTTCGAGTACGAATTTCAAATGGCGGGGATGAACCGCAAGCTCTATCCGGAAATCGAAACGGTCTTCTTGACCCCGGCAGACGAATACATGTTCATCTCTGGGACGATGGTCCGTGAAATCGCCCGACTGGGTGGTGACGTCTCGCGCTTCGTCACCCCCGCAGCGCTCCACTACCTGCAAAGACGACTCTCGTAACCTTTCCCCAACCCTTGAGGAGTAACGCAATGGCTCTGAAAATCACCGAAGAGTGCATCAACTGCGACGTCTGCGAACCGGAATGCCCCAACAACGCGATCTATCAGGGCGACGAAATCTACGAAATCGACCCGGACAAATGCACCGAATGCGTCGGCCACTACGATGAACCGCAATGCCAGCAGGTGTGCCCGGTCGACTGCATCATCGTCGACCCGGAGCACCAGGAAACCAAAGAGCAGTTGATGCAGAAATTCCTCAAACTCACGGGCGGGAACTGACGCCAACGCATCACCGCTCAATCGTCGAGGGGGATCTTCTGATCCCCTACCGCGACTGCGGTGATGCTGTTCTTCGGGCTCCCTTCGATCAAGCGGTCCGAATAGGTCAAATAGACCAGCACGTTGCGTTTGCGGTCGACCATCCGCACCACCTGCACCTTCTTGAAAATCAACGACGCCCGTTCGGAAAAGATCGAATCCTGTTGCGGCAGCGGACGCTTGAAGCGGATCGGAGCCACCTGGCGGCACGCGATCGACGCATCCGACGGGTCTTCGGCAACGCCCAGCGCCCCTTTGATCCCGCCCGTTTTCGCGCGCGAAACGTAGCAGACCACGCCGTCGACGTCCGGGTCGGGAAACGCTTCGACCACGATCTTGTGGTTCGGCCCGATCAATTTCCACACCGTCGACACTTCGCCGATCTCTTCACCGGACGCAAGCGACGCCGTGAGGAAAAGGCCAAGCGCAAACCCAACCGATTGGGCGCAGCTTCGCTTCATGGCACAATCTCCCTAACCGTGTGACGCCAAGCGCAGCGATCGTACCATGATTCCCTGGCTCGACCCTACCGCGCCGCCCCACTTTCCGACCACGGCGTCGGCGCTTACCGAACCCAACGGGCTGCTTGCGGCAGGCGGGGCGCTCACGCCGGCGTGGCTCGTGACCGCGTACCGCCACGGGATCTTCCCCTGGTACCAAGGCGGAGAGCCGATCCTGTGGTGGTCGCCCACACCGCGCATGGTGTTGCTGCCGGAAGCGTTTCGTCTGCACCGTTCGCTCAAGAAGCGCATGAAGCAGGTGCCGTTCGTTACCCGCGTCGATACCGCGTTCGATGCGGTGATCGCGGCGTGCGCCACCACACGTCGCGAAGGCACCTGGATCACGCCAGAGATGATTGACGCGTACACGACGCTGCACCGCCTGGGGTTTGCGCACAGCATCGAAGTGTGGCACGACGATCATCTGGTGGGCGGCCTCTACGGCGTCTGTCTCGACCGCATCTTTTTCGGCGAGTCGATGTTTCATTTCGAGCCAGATGCGTCGAAAATGGCGTTGGCGCGCTTGGTTCTGGAAGCGTTCGAACGAGGAATCGTGCTGATCGATTGTCAAATGAGCACCGCGCACCTCCGTTTCATGGGAGGCATGGCGATCCCACGCGACGCGTTCGAGACGGTGCTGGCGCGCGCGATCACCGCCGCTCCCGCACCGCAATGGTGGGGAGACGCGGCGCACCGTAGCGGTGACGCTGCTTGCGAAATGCCGTCTCGTGGCGGCGCACCCTGCACCACGAGGGAGCTGGTGACGTGCCTGACACCGTGGCTTGCGGCCGCACGAGCGCGGGCGCCGGCGTTGCGCGAGGCATTCGCATGAACCAACGGAGCCCTTTGACGCCGCAAGAGCGTTGGGCTTGGTACGCTTCGGCTCCCTACCCCTGCCCCTACCTGCCGGGCCGCACGGCACGCTCCCGGGTGATGCTCCCTTTTGCCGAACCGACCCTCTTCGACTATCAAGAGCTGCTGCAACGCGGCTTTCGCCGCAGCGGCGAACACCTCTACGCCCCGGCGTGCGACGATTGCCGCGCGTGCATTTCGGTGCGGGTACCGGTGGCGCGTTTTCAACCCAACCGCAGCCAGCGACGCGCCGAAAAGCGGCTTTCGCAGCAACTGACCGCACGCGAACTCCCGCTTGCGTTTCACCGCGACCACTATGCGCTCTATGCGCGCTACGTCTCGTTGCGCCACGCATTGCCAGAAGCGGAACGCAGCGAACAGGCCTATATCGAGCACCTGTTGTGGAGTCCGTTCGATACCCGCTTGGTCGAATTTCGCACCGCGGAAGGCGTGCTCAAAATGGTCTCGCTCATCGACGTGCTGCCAGACGCCCTGTCAGCGGTCTACACCTGGTACGAGCCCGAAGAGCCGCACGCCTCCTATGGAACCTACGCGATTTTGTGGCAGATCGCGCAGGCGAAACGCGCCGGGTTGCGTTACGTCTACCTGGGGTATTGGATTGCCGGATCGCGCACCATGGCGTACAAAGCGCGCTTCCAGCCGCTCGAAGGATTCTGTCCCGGCCGCGACGCCGAATGGCACCCGGTCACGCCCCCGTTGGCGGCCGCGCATCCTTCGCGTTAGAATCGTTGCGTCTTTCCTCCTACCCCAAACAAGATGGCGTTACCTCCCATTCCTTACGCGCTCGTGCGCCCGCTCCTCTTTACCTTGGACCCGGAACAAGCGCACGAACTGACCTTGGCTGCTCTCTCCCGCTACGGCAAATGCGTCGCCCCCCCTCCACCACCCGAAGCCGCGCCTGTCACCGTGATGGGACTCCGTTTTCCGAATCGGGTGGGTCTGGCAGCCGGTTTGGACAAAAACGGGATTGCGGTCGATGGGCTGGCGCACCTCGGTTTCGGCGCGATCGAAGTCGGCACGGTCACGCCGAGGCCCCAGCCGGGCAACCCCAAACCGCGGCTCTTTCGCCTTCCCGAAGCGCAGGCGCTGATCAACCGCATGGGGTTCAACAACGACGGCGTGGAGGCGCTCGTTGCCCATCTGCGCCACCGCCGTTTTCGTGGGATCCTGGGGATCAACCTCGGCAAGAACGCGACGACCCCGATCGAAGCCGCGTTCGACGACTACCGCATGGGAATGCAAGCGGTTTGGGAGATCGCCGATTACGTCACGATCAACATCTCCTCCCCCAACACGCAACAGTTGCGTTCCTTGCAGGAGCGCGACGCCCTTGCGGCGCTCCTGGACGGACTCAAAGCGGAGACGGTTCGCCTCGAAGCGAAAAGCGGGAAACGCACCCCGCTGGTGGTCAAGATCGCCCCGGACCTGGACGACGATGCGATTGCCGCAATCGCCGAAACGCTGGTCACGTTCGAGATCGACGGCGTGATCGCCACCAACACGACGATTGCGCGGGATGGCGTCGCGCACCTGCCGCACGGCAACGAAACTGGTGGCCTTTCCGGACGCCCCCTCTTTGCACGCAGCACTGCGGTGGTACGCGCACTTGCCGACGCCCTTCAGGGTAAGATCCCCATCATCGCTGCCGGCGGAATTTTGTGCGGAGACGACGCACGCGCGAAACTCGCAGCAGGCGCAACCCTCGTGCAGATCTACACCGGTCTGATCTATCGCGGCCCCAAGCTCATTGCGGAGGCGATAGCAGCGACGGCGGCAGAATGCTCGCGCCAGAAGGGGGAAGCGGCGTAACGGGCGTTTGTTCCTGATCGAGCCCCGCCATCGTCTCGAGCCGGATCGTCACCCTCCGATTGCGCGCCCGCCCTTGCGGGGTGAGATTGTCGGCGATCGGGCGCTGATCGGCGTACCCCACCGCTGCCAGGCGGCTTGGGTCGACACCCTCTTGGACGAAGAAACGCACCACCGCTGCCGCGCGCGCCGCAGAGAGCTCCCAGTTGGACGGAAACGCAGCACCCGGCCGCAACGGCACGTTGTCGGTATGACCTTCGACTTGGATCGGGAAATCGCCGCTTTGCGCCAGGACCCGAGCGATGGGACGCAACGCCGACAGCGCAACGGGCGAAAGGTTTGCTGAGCCGCTGGGGAAAAGGATCTCCGCCCCCACGTCGATCGTCACGCCAAACGCCCCTTCGGTCACCCGCACGTCACCGTTTTCGATCATCGGTGCCAGTGTCGCGCGCACCGCATTCGCGGTCTGAGCCGTCGCTTCCAGCGCCGCCTTGACCCGGGCTTCGCGCGACGTCTCCTCGTCGCCCTCTTTTCCGCCACGCCGCTTCACCGCGAGCGGCAACCCGGCGACAACGGCGGGGATCACCGACTCTTCCCGCCGCTCGCCGGGTTTCGGCACCAGAACACCCGCCCGAAACGCTTCATAGATCGACTCGGAGAGGACCCGGTACTTCCCTTCGTTGACCGACGAGATCGAATACATCACCACGAAGAAAGCAAAAAGCAGCGTGATGAAATCGGCATAGCTCACGAGCCAGCGCTCGAGGTTTTCGTGCTCCTCCCCTTTTTTCCGTCGCGCCCGTGCCATCGCCATTCCCGCTACCCAGTCGCCCCACTACCCGGTTCTGCTTCGGGCTCACTCCCGGGCAGGAAACTGCGCATCATTCCCTCGACGAGCCGTGGGTTTTCGCCGCTTGCAATGCCGACGAACCCTTCGACCAGCATCTGGCGGGTCAGGATCAGTTCGGCCGCGTAGGTGAGGAGTTTTTTCGAGATCGGGATATAGAGCAGGTTCGCCGAATAGACGCCGTAGATGGTGGCGACGAACGCCACCGCGATGCCACTGCCCAATTGAGCGGGGTCGGCAAGGTTCTCCATCACGTGGATCAACCCCAGCACCGCGCCGATGATTCCGATGGTCGGCGCGTAACCGCCAGCCGACTCCCACACCTTGGCGCGCACCTTGAACTGCTCTTCGAGCACTTCGAGTTCCGTGGTCAGCACCTCGCGC
This region includes:
- the rsmD gene encoding 16S rRNA (guanine(966)-N(2))-methyltransferase RsmD; translated protein: MGHVRIIGGEWRGRRLTFPEAPGLRPTPDRVRETLFNWLGQRLNGQTCLDLFAGSGALGFEAASRGAQRVFLVERNRRLAASLHRWAQTLAPERVAVVVRDALQCAAAWREPVDLLFLDPPYRAGWLEKLTPHLDRLVKATGTIYAEAEAPIDCLGAWQVVKRGTAGQVHYHLLERLPQTNSDEAQ
- the coaD gene encoding pantetheine-phosphate adenylyltransferase; this translates as MRPSNSTVVYPGTFDPMTKGHEDLVRRAARLFPELIVAVARSHGKNPLFSLEERVAIARESLADLTNVTVVGFDGLLVDFLRANGARILLRGLRAASDFEYEFQMAGMNRKLYPEIETVFLTPADEYMFISGTMVREIARLGGDVSRFVTPAALHYLQRRLS
- a CDS encoding YfhL family 4Fe-4S dicluster ferredoxin: MALKITEECINCDVCEPECPNNAIYQGDEIYEIDPDKCTECVGHYDEPQCQQVCPVDCIIVDPEHQETKEQLMQKFLKLTGGN
- a CDS encoding CreA family protein, with product MKRSCAQSVGFALGLFLTASLASGEEIGEVSTVWKLIGPNHKIVVEAFPDPDVDGVVCYVSRAKTGGIKGALGVAEDPSDASIACRQVAPIRFKRPLPQQDSIFSERASLIFKKVQVVRMVDRKRNVLVYLTYSDRLIEGSPKNSITAVAVGDQKIPLDD
- the aat gene encoding leucyl/phenylalanyl-tRNA--protein transferase, producing MIPWLDPTAPPHFPTTASALTEPNGLLAAGGALTPAWLVTAYRHGIFPWYQGGEPILWWSPTPRMVLLPEAFRLHRSLKKRMKQVPFVTRVDTAFDAVIAACATTRREGTWITPEMIDAYTTLHRLGFAHSIEVWHDDHLVGGLYGVCLDRIFFGESMFHFEPDASKMALARLVLEAFERGIVLIDCQMSTAHLRFMGGMAIPRDAFETVLARAITAAPAPQWWGDAAHRSGDAACEMPSRGGAPCTTRELVTCLTPWLAAARARAPALREAFA
- a CDS encoding arginyltransferase; translation: MNQRSPLTPQERWAWYASAPYPCPYLPGRTARSRVMLPFAEPTLFDYQELLQRGFRRSGEHLYAPACDDCRACISVRVPVARFQPNRSQRRAEKRLSQQLTARELPLAFHRDHYALYARYVSLRHALPEAERSEQAYIEHLLWSPFDTRLVEFRTAEGVLKMVSLIDVLPDALSAVYTWYEPEEPHASYGTYAILWQIAQAKRAGLRYVYLGYWIAGSRTMAYKARFQPLEGFCPGRDAEWHPVTPPLAAAHPSR
- a CDS encoding quinone-dependent dihydroorotate dehydrogenase is translated as MPYALVRPLLFTLDPEQAHELTLAALSRYGKCVAPPPPPEAAPVTVMGLRFPNRVGLAAGLDKNGIAVDGLAHLGFGAIEVGTVTPRPQPGNPKPRLFRLPEAQALINRMGFNNDGVEALVAHLRHRRFRGILGINLGKNATTPIEAAFDDYRMGMQAVWEIADYVTINISSPNTQQLRSLQERDALAALLDGLKAETVRLEAKSGKRTPLVVKIAPDLDDDAIAAIAETLVTFEIDGVIATNTTIARDGVAHLPHGNETGGLSGRPLFARSTAVVRALADALQGKIPIIAAGGILCGDDARAKLAAGATLVQIYTGLIYRGPKLIAEAIAATAAECSRQKGEAA
- the motD gene encoding flagellar motor protein MotD; its protein translation is MAMARARRKKGEEHENLERWLVSYADFITLLFAFFVVMYSISSVNEGKYRVLSESIYEAFRAGVLVPKPGERREESVIPAVVAGLPLAVKRRGGKEGDEETSREARVKAALEATAQTANAVRATLAPMIENGDVRVTEGAFGVTIDVGAEILFPSGSANLSPVALSALRPIARVLAQSGDFPIQVEGHTDNVPLRPGAAFPSNWELSAARAAAVVRFFVQEGVDPSRLAAVGYADQRPIADNLTPQGRARNRRVTIRLETMAGLDQEQTPVTPLPPSGASILPPSLLSPPQ
- a CDS encoding flagellar motor protein, whose protein sequence is MKDFTTVVGLLLGLVAIVGGFVVEGGHPLSLVQFGAFLIVFGGTFAALFVQTPWPIFVDALKMLGWLFRTPVSDPEEWIAKAVEWGRTARREGLLALEIKIASETDPFVRKGLQLLVDGIEPERLREVLTTELEVLEEQFKVRAKVWESAGGYAPTIGIIGAVLGLIHVMENLADPAQLGSGIAVAFVATIYGVYSANLLYIPISKKLLTYAAELILTRQMLVEGFVGIASGENPRLVEGMMRSFLPGSEPEAEPGSGATG